Proteins encoded by one window of Streptomyces sp. NBC_01477:
- a CDS encoding response regulator transcription factor, whose protein sequence is MTDDAGTAPPGGDGRGRVLVVDDDAAIRRSLGRALRLRGFTVGEADGGAAALGLLAGPTAPDVLVLDISMPGIDGIEVCRTLRAGGNDLPVLVLSALDEVADRVAGLQAGADDYLVKPFALEELVLRLGALLRRRPPRPDDQVRACGLVLDPAARTAARDGDPLDLTRREFELLETLARNTGIVLTRDQLLDRVWGYDFEVRTDAVDTFVSYLRRKLEAGGRPRILHTVRGVGFVLRPGDSGGSGT, encoded by the coding sequence ATGACGGACGACGCAGGCACCGCGCCACCGGGCGGCGACGGGCGCGGGAGGGTCCTGGTGGTGGACGACGACGCCGCCATCCGCCGCTCGCTGGGCCGCGCCCTGCGGCTGCGCGGCTTCACCGTCGGCGAGGCGGACGGCGGCGCCGCCGCACTCGGCCTGCTCGCCGGCCCCACCGCCCCCGACGTGCTGGTGCTGGACATCTCCATGCCCGGCATCGACGGCATCGAGGTCTGCCGCACCCTGCGCGCCGGCGGCAACGACCTGCCGGTGCTGGTGCTCTCCGCCCTCGACGAGGTCGCCGACCGGGTCGCGGGACTCCAGGCGGGCGCCGACGACTACCTGGTCAAACCCTTCGCGCTGGAAGAGCTGGTGCTCCGGCTCGGCGCCCTGCTGCGCCGCCGCCCGCCGCGCCCCGACGACCAGGTGCGCGCCTGCGGCCTGGTGCTCGACCCGGCCGCCAGGACCGCCGCCCGGGACGGCGACCCGCTCGACCTGACCCGCAGGGAGTTCGAGCTGCTGGAGACGCTGGCCCGCAACACCGGCATCGTCCTGACCCGCGATCAGCTGCTCGACCGGGTGTGGGGCTACGACTTCGAGGTGCGCACCGACGCCGTCGACACCTTCGTCAGCTATCTGCGGCGCAAACTGGAGGCCGGCGGGCGCCCCCGGATCCTGCACACCGTACGCGGGGTCGGCTTCGTCCTGCGCCCGGGCGACAGCGGCGGGAGCGGCACATGA
- a CDS encoding sensor histidine kinase, translating into MRLSTRIGLAVAVVVPLLVLGSGWIMVRLVGRDVHAAADAHLRERAAAVRPEALGLLRAMANDRPASVEQARQRKLFTAALDVGIRVTGSGGTVTGGPQPAASVTLPPAQDAARPVTVAAGPQSWRVLAVPLTAVRPAASGTLWLYATDTAGRRQIAHVRRRVLTVALLTAPVAGLAAWLAAVRLARPLLALQRRAVGIDPRTSAARLDHTRTGVPEVDGLARALRTVLARYDEQAARTAEALATARAFSSAASHELRTPLMSMRINLDVLDGDPAPEGAERAEVVADLRAGHERLLGLLVMLRTLAQGDLVEADAFVPVDLADLLDSAVRDLRRDHPDAPVTAHTTGPCVVRAWPQGLRSAVDNLLTNAVVHGAGPIEAALRADADGAAVRLTVGDHGPGVPPATRNSVFTRFQRRPDSPGSGLGLALVGQQAALHNGAVTVTDRPDGAPGAWFVLDIPRMARGPALPRRRDWLTADTAAPAAPQDFHKDRS; encoded by the coding sequence ATGAGACTGTCCACCCGTATCGGGCTGGCCGTCGCGGTCGTCGTCCCGCTGCTGGTCCTCGGCTCCGGCTGGATCATGGTCCGGCTGGTCGGCCGGGACGTGCACGCCGCCGCCGACGCCCATCTGCGCGAACGCGCCGCCGCCGTACGCCCCGAAGCCCTCGGCCTGCTGCGGGCGATGGCCAACGACCGCCCGGCGAGCGTCGAACAGGCCAGGCAGCGCAAGCTCTTCACCGCCGCGCTCGACGTCGGCATCCGGGTGACCGGCTCCGGCGGCACCGTCACCGGCGGCCCGCAGCCCGCCGCCTCGGTCACCCTGCCCCCGGCGCAGGACGCCGCCCGCCCGGTCACCGTCGCGGCCGGGCCGCAGAGCTGGCGCGTGCTGGCCGTGCCGCTCACCGCGGTGCGGCCCGCCGCGAGCGGCACCCTGTGGCTGTACGCCACCGACACCGCGGGCCGGCGGCAGATCGCGCACGTACGCCGCCGGGTGCTCACCGTCGCCCTGCTGACCGCGCCGGTCGCGGGGCTCGCCGCCTGGCTCGCCGCCGTACGCCTCGCCCGCCCGCTGCTGGCGCTCCAGCGCAGGGCCGTCGGCATCGACCCGCGGACCAGCGCCGCCCGGCTCGACCACACCCGCACCGGCGTCCCCGAGGTCGACGGCCTGGCCCGCGCCCTGCGGACCGTGCTGGCCCGCTACGACGAGCAGGCCGCCCGTACCGCCGAGGCCCTGGCCACCGCGCGTGCCTTCTCCTCGGCCGCCTCGCACGAACTGCGCACCCCGCTGATGAGCATGCGGATCAACCTCGACGTGCTGGACGGCGACCCGGCGCCCGAGGGGGCCGAACGTGCCGAGGTCGTCGCCGACCTGCGGGCCGGCCACGAACGGCTGCTCGGCCTGCTGGTGATGCTGCGCACCCTCGCCCAGGGCGACCTGGTCGAGGCCGACGCCTTCGTGCCCGTCGACCTCGCCGACCTGCTCGACTCCGCGGTACGCGACCTGCGCCGCGACCATCCCGACGCGCCGGTCACCGCGCACACCACGGGGCCCTGTGTCGTACGCGCCTGGCCGCAGGGCCTGCGCTCCGCCGTCGACAACCTGCTCACCAACGCCGTCGTGCACGGGGCGGGCCCGATCGAGGCGGCCCTGCGGGCAGACGCGGACGGCGCCGCCGTACGGCTGACGGTCGGCGACCACGGGCCCGGCGTGCCGCCCGCCACCCGGAACTCGGTCTTCACCCGCTTCCAGCGCCGCCCCGACAGCCCGGGATCCGGCCTCGGCCTGGCGCTGGTCGGCCAGCAGGCCGCCCTGCACAACGGCGCCGTCACCGTGACCGACCGCCCCGACGGAGCGCCCGGCGCCTGGTTCGTCCTCGACATCCCCCGCATGGCCCGGGGTCCCGCCCTGCCGCGCCGGCGCGACTGGCTCACCGCGGACACCGCCGCTCCCGCCGCCCCACAAGATTTCCACAAAGACCGCTCCTAA
- a CDS encoding bifunctional 3'-5' exonuclease/DNA polymerase has translation MGGAVDAGAGRVAVVADPVGGGGRLCGVGEDGGTVGGTEAVADLAAAVREIEAAAGPRWVWGGTEELYPGLLDRGGVRVGRCHDVKLVETLLLGQEGRHGRPRSLGAAWARLHDLPEPPDAPESGADDQPVLFAADRHHLPPGADPLAALVEVHAAQQRRIAAGERPDRMRLLCAAESAGALAAVEMGRDGLPWSARAHDDLLTGLLGPRPAGGARPARLGELAQRIQDALGRQVNPDSPAQLLPAFARVGVPLTSTRSHELRKVEHPAAELLLRYKELSRIHAAHGWAWREAWVREGRFRPEYVVGGVVSGRWATRGGGALQIPRPLRAAVVADPGHLLVVADAGQLEPRVLAAMSGDQGLARAAAGGDLYAAVARDAFSGDRPRAKIALLAAMYGQTSGEAGQLLAVMRRRFPVALALVEAAARTGEAGGIVRSQLGRTSPAPSADRFVDEAADPADGASPDRRAARSWGRFTRNFVIQASAADWALAMLAALRRELAAIGPAPRLVFFQHDEVVVHTPADLAPAVESAVAAAAGEARRLVFGDTPVPFPLETHAVERYADAK, from the coding sequence GTGGGTGGAGCCGTCGACGCCGGAGCCGGGCGGGTGGCCGTCGTGGCCGATCCGGTCGGCGGCGGCGGACGGCTGTGCGGGGTCGGCGAGGACGGCGGGACGGTCGGCGGGACCGAGGCGGTGGCGGATCTCGCGGCGGCCGTGCGGGAGATCGAGGCGGCGGCGGGGCCGCGCTGGGTGTGGGGCGGGACGGAGGAGCTCTATCCGGGGCTGCTGGACCGGGGCGGGGTCAGGGTCGGGCGGTGCCATGACGTGAAGCTGGTCGAGACGCTGCTGCTGGGCCAGGAGGGCAGGCACGGCAGGCCGCGTTCGCTGGGGGCGGCCTGGGCGCGGCTGCACGACCTGCCCGAGCCGCCGGACGCGCCGGAGTCCGGCGCCGACGACCAGCCGGTGCTGTTCGCCGCCGACCGCCACCATCTGCCGCCCGGCGCCGACCCGCTGGCCGCGCTGGTGGAGGTGCATGCCGCCCAGCAGCGGCGGATCGCCGCGGGCGAGCGGCCGGACCGGATGCGGCTGCTGTGCGCGGCGGAGTCCGCGGGCGCGCTGGCGGCCGTCGAGATGGGCAGGGACGGTCTGCCGTGGAGCGCGCGGGCGCACGACGACCTGCTGACCGGGCTGCTCGGCCCGCGCCCGGCCGGCGGCGCCCGGCCGGCCAGGCTCGGTGAGCTGGCGCAGCGCATCCAGGACGCGCTGGGCCGCCAGGTCAATCCCGACTCCCCCGCCCAGTTGCTGCCCGCCTTCGCGCGGGTCGGTGTGCCGCTGACCTCGACCCGTTCGCACGAGCTGCGCAAGGTCGAACACCCGGCGGCCGAGCTGCTGCTGCGCTACAAGGAGCTGTCGCGTATCCATGCCGCCCACGGCTGGGCGTGGCGAGAGGCCTGGGTGCGCGAGGGCCGTTTCCGGCCGGAGTACGTGGTCGGCGGTGTGGTGTCGGGGCGGTGGGCGACCCGGGGCGGCGGGGCACTGCAGATTCCCCGGCCGCTGCGGGCCGCCGTGGTCGCCGACCCCGGCCACCTGCTGGTGGTCGCGGACGCCGGCCAGTTGGAGCCGCGGGTGCTGGCCGCGATGTCCGGCGACCAGGGCCTGGCCCGGGCGGCGGCCGGCGGCGACCTCTACGCGGCGGTGGCCCGTGACGCCTTCTCCGGGGACCGCCCGCGGGCCAAGATCGCGCTGCTCGCCGCGATGTACGGGCAGACCAGCGGCGAGGCGGGGCAGTTGCTCGCGGTGATGCGGCGGCGCTTCCCGGTCGCGCTGGCGCTGGTGGAGGCCGCGGCCCGTACCGGCGAGGCGGGCGGGATCGTACGCTCGCAGCTCGGCCGTACGTCGCCCGCGCCATCGGCCGACCGGTTCGTGGACGAGGCGGCGGACCCGGCGGACGGGGCGTCACCCGATCGCAGGGCGGCCAGGTCGTGGGGGCGCTTCACGCGGAATTTCGTGATCCAGGCGAGCGCCGCGGACTGGGCGCTCGCGATGCTGGCCGCGCTGCGCCGCGAATTGGCCGCGATCGGCCCGGCGCCGCGGCTGGTGTTCTTCCAGCACGACGAGGTGGTCGTACACACCCCGGCGGACCTCGCGCCCGCCGTGGAGTCCGCTGTCGCGGCGGCGGCCGGCGAGGCCCGTCGGCTGGTCTTCGGCGACACCCCGGTGCCCTTCCCGCTGGAGACGCACGCGGTGGAGCGCTACGCGGACGCGAAGTAG
- the trxA gene encoding thioredoxin — MSTVELTKENFDEVVSANDFVLIDFWAAWCGPCRSFAPVYDKSSDKHQDLVFAKVDTEAQPELAAAFQIQSIPTLMIVRDKVAVFAQPGALPEPALEDVIAQARALDMAEVHKSVEEAQAQQG, encoded by the coding sequence ATGAGCACTGTGGAGCTGACCAAGGAGAACTTCGACGAGGTCGTGTCCGCCAACGACTTCGTCCTCATCGACTTCTGGGCCGCCTGGTGCGGGCCGTGCCGGTCCTTCGCACCGGTCTACGACAAGTCCTCGGACAAGCACCAGGACCTGGTCTTCGCGAAGGTCGACACGGAGGCCCAGCCGGAGCTTGCGGCGGCCTTCCAGATCCAGTCGATCCCGACGCTGATGATCGTCAGGGACAAGGTGGCGGTCTTCGCCCAGCCGGGCGCGCTGCCCGAGCCCGCACTGGAGGACGTCATCGCGCAGGCCCGCGCGCTGGACATGGCCGAGGTCCACAAGTCCGTCGAGGAAGCCCAGGCACAGCAGGGCTGA
- a CDS encoding dienelactone hydrolase family protein, whose product MTTVTARTVEYPADGLTMIGHLALPAGVGRRPAVLLGPEGPGLNDFQRRRADALAELGYVTLAFDINGGRWFTDPAEMLAHVTPLLADPDRMRDIGHAALDVLRAEPRTDPDRIAAVGYGTGGAIALELGRDGVDLRAIGTVNATTTGRPGEAARIRCPVWAGVGSEDPIMPPAQREAFTAEMQAAGVDWRLVVYGGALHAFHHPPVDQAVVPGVGHHPRHAQRAWRDVVDLLTECLPVTE is encoded by the coding sequence ATGACGACGGTGACCGCACGCACGGTCGAGTATCCGGCCGATGGGCTGACGATGATCGGGCACCTCGCGCTCCCGGCGGGGGTCGGCCGCCGGCCCGCGGTGCTGCTCGGGCCCGAGGGGCCGGGGCTGAACGACTTCCAGCGCCGCCGGGCCGACGCGCTGGCCGAGTTGGGGTACGTGACGCTGGCCTTCGACATCAACGGCGGGCGCTGGTTCACCGACCCCGCGGAGATGCTGGCGCACGTGACCCCGCTGCTCGCCGATCCCGACCGGATGCGGGACATCGGCCACGCGGCGCTCGACGTGCTGCGCGCGGAACCGCGCACCGACCCGGACCGGATCGCCGCCGTCGGCTACGGCACCGGGGGTGCGATCGCGCTGGAACTCGGGCGCGACGGCGTCGACCTGCGCGCGATCGGGACGGTCAACGCGACCACCACGGGCCGGCCGGGCGAGGCGGCGCGCATCCGCTGCCCGGTGTGGGCCGGGGTCGGGTCGGAGGACCCGATCATGCCGCCCGCGCAACGGGAGGCGTTCACCGCCGAGATGCAGGCCGCGGGTGTCGACTGGCGCCTGGTGGTCTACGGCGGCGCCTTGCACGCCTTCCACCACCCGCCGGTCGACCAGGCCGTGGTCCCCGGGGTGGGCCACCACCCGCGGCACGCGCAGCGAGCCTGGCGCGATGTCGTCGACCTGCTCACCGAGTGCCTGCCCGTAACGGAGTGA
- a CDS encoding citrate/2-methylcitrate synthase gives MTDGTAGDGDGERERISTREAADRLGVKPETLYAYVSRGLLGSRRAAGGRGSTFDPLEVAALAARGRAATAGAPASGDTEGGWGRIRTGITLIDPAADSYAFRGVDAVALAEAYAYEEVAEWLWTGELVPGVHFTAPPAPLAAARAAAGALPAGSGPMDRMRVAVIAAGGADPLRFDLARDAVLGSARGLIPTLVDALPPAGGEAVDSAAPIARRLWSRLTARDADPASLRVLDAALALLIDHDLAASTLAVRVAASARAHPYAAVSAGLGALDGPLHGQASALAHRMLRDVLDQGGAGPVVAAHLRAGQRVPGLGHRLYRGEDPRARLLLARLAEVPAAADALAAARDTVATAARHTPLHANVDLALAVLSVASDMPAEAGEAIFAVGRTAGWVAHALEEYGERALRMRPTGIYVGPAAPRPLPPGGGR, from the coding sequence ATGACCGACGGGACAGCGGGCGACGGCGACGGCGAGCGCGAGCGCATCAGTACGCGGGAGGCCGCCGACCGGCTCGGCGTCAAGCCGGAGACGCTGTACGCGTACGTCAGCCGGGGGCTGCTCGGCAGCCGGCGCGCCGCCGGCGGGCGGGGCAGCACCTTCGACCCGTTGGAGGTCGCCGCACTGGCGGCCAGGGGCCGTGCGGCCACCGCGGGCGCCCCCGCCTCGGGTGACACCGAGGGCGGCTGGGGCCGGATCCGTACCGGCATCACGCTCATCGACCCGGCCGCCGACAGCTACGCCTTCCGGGGGGTGGACGCGGTCGCCCTCGCGGAGGCGTACGCGTACGAGGAGGTCGCGGAGTGGCTGTGGACCGGGGAGCTGGTCCCCGGCGTCCACTTCACCGCTCCCCCGGCGCCGCTGGCCGCGGCCCGGGCCGCGGCAGGCGCGCTGCCCGCCGGCAGCGGGCCGATGGACCGGATGCGCGTTGCCGTGATCGCCGCGGGCGGGGCGGATCCGCTGCGCTTCGACCTCGCGCGGGACGCGGTGCTCGGGTCGGCGCGCGGGCTGATTCCGACGCTGGTCGACGCGCTGCCGCCGGCCGGCGGGGAAGCCGTGGACAGTGCCGCGCCGATCGCCCGGCGGCTGTGGTCGCGGCTCACCGCGCGAGACGCGGACCCGGCGTCGCTGCGGGTGCTGGACGCGGCGCTCGCGCTGCTCATCGACCACGACCTGGCCGCGTCGACGCTCGCGGTACGGGTCGCGGCGTCCGCCCGCGCCCACCCCTACGCCGCCGTGTCCGCCGGGCTCGGCGCGCTCGACGGGCCGCTGCACGGGCAGGCCAGCGCGCTGGCCCACCGGATGCTCCGCGACGTCCTGGACCAGGGCGGCGCCGGCCCCGTGGTCGCCGCGCACCTGCGGGCCGGGCAGCGCGTGCCGGGGCTCGGCCACCGGCTCTACCGCGGCGAGGACCCCCGGGCGCGGCTGCTGCTCGCGCGGCTCGCCGAGGTGCCCGCCGCGGCGGACGCGCTCGCCGCGGCGCGCGACACCGTCGCCACGGCGGCGCGGCACACACCGCTGCACGCGAATGTCGATCTGGCGCTCGCGGTGCTGTCGGTCGCCTCGGACATGCCGGCGGAGGCGGGCGAGGCGATCTTTGCCGTGGGCAGGACCGCGGGGTGGGTCGCGCACGCGCTGGAGGAGTACGGGGAGCGGGCCTTGCGGATGCGGCCCACCGGAATCTATGTCGGGCCGGCGGCCCCTCGCCCGCTTCCCCCCGGCGGGGGGCGGTGA
- a CDS encoding citrate synthase, translated as MPTTELPTAPPQAAPLEAPRGLKGVIVTDTVLGDVRGTEGFYHYREFSAVELAASRGFEDVWHLMFHGTLPTAQERARFTRQTARLRHLPAAVKDALPAVARATGASGPLAGLRTALSLTGAAAGFRPLYDLDPARRQADALAACAAVPTLLTALHRLGRGLEPVEPRDDLPYAANYLYMLTGEEPDRDRARAVEQYLISTVDHGFNASTFTARVIASTGADLAACLVGAVGALSGPLHGGAPSRALDTLDAIGGPDRIDGWLREHIAAGERIMGFGHPVYRTEDPRSRLLKGMAQDIGGDLVDFAVQVEERAEALLAELKPGRELHINVEFYAGVVMELCGLPREMFTPTFAAARVVGWSANILEQAADSKIIRPSARYVGPPPPRPVPAA; from the coding sequence ATGCCCACCACCGAACTGCCCACCGCACCGCCGCAGGCGGCCCCGCTCGAAGCCCCGCGCGGCCTCAAGGGCGTGATCGTCACCGACACCGTGCTCGGCGACGTCCGCGGAACCGAGGGCTTCTACCACTACCGCGAGTTCTCCGCGGTCGAGCTGGCCGCGAGCCGCGGCTTCGAGGACGTCTGGCATCTGATGTTCCACGGCACACTGCCGACCGCGCAGGAGCGCGCCCGCTTCACCCGGCAGACCGCGCGGCTGCGCCACCTGCCCGCGGCCGTCAAGGACGCGCTGCCCGCCGTGGCACGCGCCACCGGCGCGTCGGGGCCGCTCGCGGGGCTGCGTACGGCGCTGTCGTTGACCGGCGCCGCCGCCGGATTCCGGCCGCTGTACGACCTCGACCCGGCCCGGCGGCAGGCCGACGCGCTGGCCGCCTGCGCGGCCGTACCGACACTGCTGACCGCGCTGCACCGGCTCGGCCGCGGCCTTGAGCCCGTCGAGCCGCGCGACGACCTGCCGTACGCCGCGAACTACCTCTACATGCTCACCGGCGAGGAGCCGGACCGGGACCGGGCGCGGGCCGTCGAGCAGTATCTGATCTCGACCGTCGACCACGGCTTCAACGCCTCGACCTTCACCGCCCGGGTCATCGCCTCGACCGGCGCGGACCTGGCGGCCTGCCTGGTCGGCGCGGTCGGCGCGCTGTCGGGACCGCTGCACGGCGGGGCGCCGAGCCGCGCGCTCGACACGCTGGACGCGATCGGCGGCCCGGACCGTATCGACGGCTGGCTGCGCGAGCACATCGCGGCCGGCGAGCGGATCATGGGCTTCGGTCACCCCGTCTACCGCACCGAGGACCCGCGGTCCCGGCTGTTGAAGGGGATGGCCCAGGACATCGGCGGCGACCTGGTCGACTTCGCCGTCCAGGTCGAGGAGCGCGCGGAGGCGCTGCTCGCGGAGCTGAAGCCGGGGCGCGAGCTGCACATCAACGTGGAGTTCTACGCCGGTGTGGTGATGGAGCTGTGCGGGCTGCCGCGGGAGATGTTCACGCCGACCTTCGCCGCCGCCCGGGTGGTCGGCTGGAGCGCCAACATCCTGGAGCAGGCCGCCGACAGCAAGATCATCCGCCCGTCCGCCCGCTATGTGGGCCCGCCGCCGCCCCGGCCGGTCCCCGCGGCCTGA
- a CDS encoding quinone oxidoreductase family protein, with amino-acid sequence MRAIQITEFGGPDVLKVAELPDPVAGAGQLLLDVDSAGVNYADTHTVENSYLARSTLPMVPGAEVVGRTAGGRRVVALTDNGGYAQKAAVQEALAHDVPDDVTDGQALALIVQGLTAWHLLRTSARLAPGESVVVHAAAGGTGSLAVQLAKEFGAGRVIATASTQDKRDLALELGADAAVDGDPEGLTERLTAANGGRKVDIVLEMTGGPVFDASLAALAPFGRLVAYGMASRTPPAPVQPAQLMGRSRAVVGFWLMHCLGRPGMYHEPLAELLAMTAKGRLRPRLGGVYGLSEAAGAHADLRARRTMGKLVLDVTR; translated from the coding sequence GTGCGGGCGATACAGATCACCGAATTCGGCGGACCCGACGTCCTGAAGGTGGCCGAACTGCCCGATCCGGTCGCGGGTGCGGGACAGCTGCTGCTGGACGTCGACTCGGCCGGGGTGAACTACGCCGACACGCACACCGTGGAGAATTCGTACCTCGCCCGCTCCACCCTGCCCATGGTGCCGGGCGCCGAGGTCGTCGGCCGGACCGCCGGGGGCCGCCGGGTCGTCGCCCTCACCGACAACGGGGGATACGCCCAGAAGGCCGCTGTCCAGGAGGCGCTGGCCCACGACGTGCCGGACGACGTCACCGACGGTCAGGCGCTCGCGCTGATCGTGCAGGGCCTCACCGCCTGGCACCTGCTGCGGACGTCGGCGCGGCTGGCGCCCGGCGAGAGCGTCGTGGTGCACGCGGCGGCCGGCGGCACCGGCTCGCTCGCCGTCCAGCTCGCCAAGGAGTTCGGCGCGGGCCGGGTGATCGCCACCGCGTCCACCCAGGACAAGCGCGACCTGGCGCTGGAACTGGGCGCCGACGCCGCGGTCGACGGCGACCCGGAAGGCCTCACCGAGCGGCTGACCGCGGCCAACGGCGGGCGCAAGGTCGACATCGTGCTGGAGATGACCGGCGGCCCGGTCTTCGACGCCTCGCTGGCCGCCCTCGCCCCGTTCGGCCGACTGGTCGCCTACGGAATGGCGTCGAGGACCCCTCCCGCCCCGGTGCAGCCCGCCCAGCTGATGGGCCGGTCGCGGGCCGTCGTCGGCTTCTGGCTGATGCACTGCCTGGGCCGCCCGGGGATGTACCACGAGCCGCTGGCCGAGCTGCTCGCCATGACGGCGAAGGGCCGGCTGCGCCCCCGGCTCGGCGGCGTCTACGGCCTTTCCGAGGCGGCCGGGGCGCACGCCGATCTGCGCGCCCGGCGCACGATGGGGAAGCTGGTGCTCGATGTGACCCGATGA
- the htpX gene encoding zinc metalloprotease HtpX: MPRNRFAQDRGLTTRMVVTMFLIGLLYVVFVGALIALLHGAWPIIVIIAGLLFVVQFWFSDRIAAFSMGAHEVSAQEQPELHGVVDRICALADLPKPKVAVAQSDVPNAFATGRNQKNTVVCVTTGLLRRLEPEELEGVVAHELSHVAHKDVAVMTIASFLGILAGVITRIGLWGGFRRSRDPGTAVLFILVPLVSAVVYVISFLLTRMLSRYRELSADRSAALLTGRPSALASALTKVSGELAAIPTKDLRVAEPFNAFYFAPALTTSPTVSKLLATHPSLEQRLAQLAAITVELDRR, from the coding sequence ATGCCACGCAACCGCTTCGCACAGGACCGGGGACTGACGACCCGCATGGTCGTCACGATGTTCCTGATCGGACTGCTCTATGTCGTCTTCGTCGGCGCGCTGATCGCCCTGCTGCACGGCGCCTGGCCGATCATTGTGATCATCGCCGGACTGCTCTTCGTGGTCCAGTTCTGGTTCAGCGACCGGATCGCCGCATTCAGCATGGGCGCCCATGAGGTCAGCGCGCAGGAGCAGCCGGAACTGCACGGCGTCGTGGACCGGATCTGCGCGCTCGCGGACCTGCCCAAGCCGAAGGTCGCCGTCGCGCAGTCCGATGTGCCCAACGCGTTCGCGACCGGACGCAATCAGAAGAACACGGTGGTGTGCGTCACCACCGGGCTGCTGCGCAGACTGGAGCCGGAGGAGCTGGAAGGCGTCGTCGCGCACGAGCTGTCCCATGTCGCGCACAAGGACGTCGCCGTGATGACGATCGCGTCCTTCCTCGGCATCCTGGCCGGCGTCATCACCCGGATCGGCCTGTGGGGCGGCTTCCGGCGCAGCCGCGACCCGGGCACCGCCGTCCTGTTCATCCTCGTACCGCTGGTCAGCGCGGTGGTCTATGTGATCAGCTTCCTGCTCACCCGGATGCTGTCGCGCTACCGCGAGCTGTCCGCCGACCGCAGCGCCGCCCTGCTGACCGGCCGCCCGTCGGCACTGGCCTCCGCGCTCACCAAGGTCAGCGGCGAACTGGCCGCCATCCCCACCAAGGACCTGCGCGTCGCCGAGCCCTTCAACGCGTTCTACTTCGCCCCCGCGCTCACTACCAGCCCCACCGTCTCCAAGCTGCTCGCCACCCATCCCAGCCTCGAACAGCGGCTGGCGCAGCTCGCCGCCATCACGGTCGAACTGGACCGCCGCTGA
- the pspAB gene encoding PspA-associated protein PspAB, producing MGLLDVLLGRSKPVRPDLDQLFGLSSAAITLQAASELRPTGLGAVCFAAVEGGAFTEVQQDLHALLEVESSRDSYGYTWLQSRHEPTGMTDLVTDLHAVNSALEANGFGPQLLCSLVGFHDPEGHRMALVYLYKRGSFYPFAPLPGEKRDHALELQVNALVANDLRLEADLSRWFPVWGAPGLGE from the coding sequence ATGGGCCTGCTCGACGTGCTGCTCGGCCGCAGCAAGCCGGTCCGCCCCGACCTCGACCAGCTCTTCGGGCTGTCCTCGGCCGCGATCACCCTCCAGGCGGCGAGCGAACTGCGCCCGACCGGCCTGGGCGCGGTGTGCTTCGCGGCCGTCGAGGGCGGCGCCTTCACCGAGGTCCAGCAGGACCTGCACGCCCTGCTGGAGGTCGAGTCCAGCCGCGACTCCTACGGCTACACCTGGCTGCAGTCCCGGCACGAGCCCACCGGGATGACCGACCTCGTCACCGATCTGCACGCCGTCAATTCCGCGCTGGAGGCCAACGGCTTCGGCCCGCAACTGCTGTGCTCCCTGGTCGGCTTCCACGATCCCGAGGGCCACCGGATGGCCCTGGTCTACCTCTACAAAAGAGGTTCGTTCTACCCTTTCGCGCCGCTGCCCGGCGAGAAGCGCGACCACGCCCTGGAGCTCCAGGTCAATGCCCTGGTCGCCAACGACCTGCGGCTGGAGGCCGATCTGTCCCGCTGGTTCCCGGTCTGGGGCGCGCCCGGCCTGGGGGAGTGA
- a CDS encoding nitroreductase family deazaflavin-dependent oxidoreductase, with the protein MTVYDPATVKISPESWVAEQAKRYEESDGTEATDLKGSPCLLLDYQGRRTGEWRRTVLIYGRDGDDYLIVASKGGATEHPLWFNSLVANPEVHLRVLGERFAARAEVLSAEDKARVWPHLLEVYPPYAEYQERTDRDIPVVRLVRT; encoded by the coding sequence ATGACCGTCTACGACCCCGCCACGGTGAAGATCAGCCCTGAATCGTGGGTGGCGGAACAGGCCAAGCGCTACGAGGAGTCGGACGGCACCGAAGCCACCGACCTCAAGGGCTCGCCCTGCCTGCTGCTCGACTACCAGGGCCGCCGCACCGGCGAGTGGCGCCGCACGGTACTGATCTACGGCCGTGACGGCGACGACTACCTGATCGTCGCCTCCAAGGGCGGCGCCACCGAGCACCCGCTGTGGTTCAACAGCCTCGTCGCCAATCCCGAGGTCCACCTGCGCGTGCTCGGCGAGCGTTTCGCGGCCCGTGCCGAGGTGCTGTCCGCCGAGGACAAGGCCCGCGTGTGGCCGCACCTGCTGGAGGTCTACCCGCCCTACGCCGAATACCAGGAGCGCACCGACCGCGACATCCCCGTCGTCCGGCTCGTCCGCACCTGA